Proteins encoded by one window of Arachis hypogaea cultivar Tifrunner chromosome 1, arahy.Tifrunner.gnm2.J5K5, whole genome shotgun sequence:
- the LOC112697043 gene encoding DNA repair protein recA homolog 3, mitochondrial, with the protein MARMLRNASIIKRTLFLPQGFKLGVLGTSQALSFSSKGRRRSKSDGSSDSGEESMSKKELALQQALDQITSSFGKGSIMWLGRSVSPRHVPVVSSGSFALDIALGIGGLPKGRVVEIYGPEASGKTTLALHVISEAQKQGGYCVFVDAEHALDKALAESIGVNTENLLLSQPDCGEQALSLVDTLIRSGSVDVIVVDSVAALVPKGELDGEMGDAHMAMQARLMSQALRKLSHSLSVSQCILIFINQVRSKLSTFGGFGGPQEVTCGGNALKFYASVRLNIRRIGFVKKGEEILGSQVLVKVVKNKLAPPFKTAEFELQFGKGINRECEIIDLSVKHKIILKAGAMYYFNDKNFRGRDAFKSFLAENHSAFEELQMKLREKLLDDTEVEKVQDSDVTSDVKEEITTTLESTDEESSAAVEA; encoded by the exons GTAGAAGGCGCTCTAAATCTGATGGAAGTAGTGACTCTGGTGAAGAGAGCATGTCTAAGAAAGAGTTGGCCCTTCAGCAAGCTCTAGATCAGATCACTTCTTCATTTGGAAAGGGATCTATCATGTGGCTTGGCCGCTCTGTCTCACCAAGACATGTACCTGTAGTCTCAAGTGGTTCTTTTGCTCTTGATATAGCACTGGGAATTGGTGGACTTCCAAAG GGACGTGTTGTGGAAATATATGGTCCAGAGGCTTCGGGGAAAACAACTCTTGCTTTACATGTGATTTCAGAGGCACAGAAGCAAGGAG GCTACTGTGTATTTGTTGATGCTGAGCATGCTCTTGATAAGGCACTTGCAGAATCCATTGGTGTGAATACTGAGAACTTGTTGCTTTCACAACCAGATTGTGGTGAACAAGCACTTAGTCTTGTGGATACCTTAATCCGTAGTGGTTCAGTTGACGTAATTGTTGTTGACAGT GTGGCTGCTCTTGTTCCTAAAGGGGAGCTTGATGGTGAAATGGGGGATGCACACATGGCAATGCAGGCTAGGTTGATGAGCCAGGCCCTTCGGAAATTAAGCCACTCCTTGTCAGTTTCTCAATGTATATTGATTTTTATAAACCAG GTAAGGTCAAAGCTTTCTACTTTTGGTGGATTCGGTGGGCCCCAGGAAGTTACTTGTGGTGGCAATGCATTGAAATTCTATGCATCTGTGCGGCTAAATATTAGAAGAATAGGATTTGTGAAGAAAGGGGAAGAG ATTTTGGGAAGCCAGGTACTTGTCAAGGTTGTAAAGAACAAGCTTGCCCCTCCATTTAAAACTGCTGAGTTTGAGCTTCAATTTGGCAAGGGTATAAATAGAGAATGTGAGATCATAGACTTGAGTGTAAAACACAAAATCATCCTAAAGGCCGGTGCTATGTATTACTTCAATGATAAGAATTTCCGTGGTAGGGATGCTTTTAAGAGTTTCCTGGCCGAGAATCATAGTGCATTTGAAGAACTTCAAATGAAACTCAGGGAGAAGCTTCTTGATGATACTGAGGTGGAAAAGGTACAAGATTCAGATGTGACTAGTGATGTCaaagaagaaattacaacaacACTCGAGTCTACCGATGAAGAATCCTCAGCTGCTGTCGAAGCTTGA
- the LOC112776694 gene encoding putative transcription factor bHLH041 yields MGCSKGEIELGFSTIPQIDMKAAVKSLFPEDFSREQIHHPASSSSCSCPSDEFSSLGGVLLPAPEGEQEAIIRAILHVISSSSSPATTTSQPPPYNNSAFRAYPSTTYNLVTSSSRRFSLMKRSIEFSRTLHLMRIRDRFHFQRQHQPPHPLIIGTQNANNNKHLHHIILERRRRENENKCFRELRALLPPGTKKHKSSVLIAAKEALKSLIAEIEKLNIRNQQLKTLLGSSSSSYGNVHISSSPSSSNERLNVAVSHVAGSSSSEERMVDLEVAVRGESSSHHHQSDIMIRILEFLKSLQNLSFVSMAANTTTNTQGTTITQIIFRIRILQGSEWDESGFVEAVRRVVSNLP; encoded by the exons ATGGGGTGCAGCAAAGGGGAAATTGAGCTTGGTTTCTCCACTATCCCTCAA ATTGACATGAAAGCAGCAGTGAAGAGTTTATTCCCAGAAGATTTTTCAAGAGAGCAGATTCATCATCCAGCTTCATCGTCTTCATGTTCTTGCCCTAGCGATGAATTCTCATCCTTAGGGGGAGTATTGTTACCCGCACCAGAGGGTGAGCAAGAAGCAATCATAAGAGCAATCCTTCatgttatttcttcttcttcttcacccgcCACCACTACTtctcaaccaccaccatataatAACAGTGCTTTCAGGGCATACCCTTCAACTACTTACAATTTAGTAACAAGTAGCAGCAGAAGGTTTAGTTTAATGAAGAGATCTATAGAATTCTCTAGAACCCTACATTTAATGAGAATTAGAGACCGCTTTCATTTTCAACGTCAACATCAACCGCCTCATCCCCTCATAATTGGTACCCAGAATGCTAATAATAATAAGCATCTTCATCACATCATATTAGAGAGAAGAAGACGCGAGAACGAAAACAAGTGTTTCCGGGAACTTAGGGCATTACTTCCTCCAGGAACTAAG AAACACAAATCTTCGGTTCTTATAGCGGCAAAGGAGGCATTGAAGTCTTTAATTGCTGAAATTGAAAAGCTTAACATAAGAAACCAGCAGTTAAAAACACTACTTGGTTCATCATCATCAAGCTATGGAAATGTTCATATCtcctcatcaccatcatcatcaaatGAGAGATTGAACGTTGCGGTGTCGCATGTAGCGGGGTCGAGTTCATCGGAAGAGAGAATGGTGGATCTGGAAGTCGCTGTCAGAGGAGAAAGCTCGTCTCATCATCATCAATCGGATATTATGATTCGCATATTGGAATTCTTGAAAAGCCTTCAGAACCTCAGCTTCGTTTCCATGGCCGCAAATACTACTACTAATACACAAGGCACAACCATCACCCAAATCATCTTCAGAATAAGGATTCTTCAG GGAAGTGAATGGGACGAGTCTGGCTTCGTGGAAGCAGTGAGAAGAGTTGTGTCTAACTTACCTTAA
- the LOC112697065 gene encoding uncharacterized protein codes for MAMDTVVLNAQSLLFNSHSQLPLLTRRSRTIKPLSYSINMSLQQRIVVPNKHGEKLVGIFHDSGSKDVVVLCHGFRSTKEATSIVNLAAAFENARISSFRFDFSGNGESDGTFQYGHYWKEADDLHAVTQYFRGLNRVVAAIVGHSKGGGVVLLYASKYDDVKLVVNISGRYDLKAGVEERLGKDYMERIKKDGFIDVKNKSVNFNYRVTEESLMDRFGTNMHEACLKIDKDCRVLTVHGSSDTVIPVQDALEFAKIIPNHKLHIIKGADHPYTKHQDELTSVVVNFIKENLHQEGGADS; via the exons ATGGCAATGGATACCGTTGTGCTAAATGCTCAGTCACTCCTCTTCAATTCCCATTCCCAGCTTCCGTTACTCACACGAAGAAGTAGAACCATAAAACCCTTAAGCTACAGCATCAACATGTCGTTGCAGCAAAGAATCGTAGTACCTAACAAGCACGGTGAAAAGTTAGTGGGAATATTCCATGATTCTGGAAGCAAGGACGTTGTAGTCTTGTGCCATGGTTTTCGCTCCACTAAA GAAGCCACTTCCATTGTGAACCTTGCTGCTGCATTCGAAAATGCTAGAATCAGTTCCTTCCGCTTTGATTTTTCTGGAAACGG GGAAAGTGATGGTACATTTCAGTATGGCCACTATTGGAAGGAGGCTGATGATTTACATGCCGTGACTCAATACTTCCGCGGATTAAACCGTGTTGTTGCTGCAATTGTTGGGCACAGTAAAG GAGGTGGAGTGGTGCTTCTTTATGCTTCTAAATATGATGATGTTAAATTAGTTGTCAACATCTCTGGACGCTATGATCTGAAGGCAGGAGTTGAAGAAAGACTTGGAAAAGATTATATGGAAAGAATTAAGAAGGACGGTTTCATTGATGTGAAGAATAAGTCAG TAAATTTTAATTACCGTGTGACGGAGGAAAGTTTGATGGATCGCTTCGGTACAAATATGCATGAAGCATGCCTTAAAATTGATAAAGATTGCAG GGTCCTTACAGTTCATGGTTCTTCAGACACTGTTATTCCTGTTCAAGATGCATTGGAGTTTGCCAAGATTATACCAAACCACAAGTTACATATCATAAAAGGTGCTGATCATCCATACACCAAGCATCAAGATGAGTTAACCTCAGTTGTCGTGAACTTCATAAAGGAAAACTTGCACCAAGAGGGTGGTGCTGATAGCTAG
- the LOC112697079 gene encoding putative uncharacterized protein YDL057W isoform X1, whose amino-acid sequence MAEAVGQKKVIIPNKHGNKLVGILHDSGTPEIVILCHGLQASKDHAIMVNLAAALQNAGISAFRFDFTGNGESEGSFDFANYLGEIEDIHSVIQHFREENRTVSAIIGHSKGANEVLLYASKYHDIKTVVNLSGRYAMNGGLEERFGKDFMEKISKEGFIELKSKSGTVDFRLTEESLKERLNINMHEQCQKIDKDCRVLTVHGSADEIIPVGDAFEFAKILPNHKLHIIEGANHVYTDNQAELASVVVNFIKENKSAAS is encoded by the exons ATGGCAGAAGCTGTGGGGCAGAAGAAAGTGATAATTCCAAACAAGCATGGCAATAAATTAGTGGGGATATTGCATGATTCTGGAACCCCTGAGATTGTTATCCTATGCCATGGTCTTCAAGCTTCCAAG GATCACGCTATCATGGTGAACCTTGCTGCTGCACTACAGAATGCTGGAATCAGTGCTTTCCGATTTGATTTTACCGGAAACGG GGAAAGTGAAGGATCCTTTGATTTTGCTAACTATTTGGGAGAAATTGAAGATATACATTCTGTAATCCAACATTTTCGCGAAGAAAACCGTACGGTTAGCGCGATTATTGGACACAGCAAAG GAGCTAATGAAGTGCTTCTTTATGCTTCCAAGTATCATGACATCAAAACAGTTGTCAACCTCTCAGGGCGATACGCTATGAATGGAGGCCTCGAAGAACGTTTTGGAAAAGACTTCATGGAAAAAATCAGTAAGGAAGGTTTTATTGAGTTGAAGTCGAAGTCAG GAACTGTTGATTTTCGTTTGACTGAGGAAAGTTTGAAGGAGCGGTTAAACATAAATATGCATGAACAGTGCCAGAAAATTGACAAAGACTGTAG GGTATTAACAGTTCATGGTTCTGCGGACGAAATAATCCCTGTTGGAGATGCATTTGAGTTTGCCAAGATCCTACCTAATCACAAGTTACATATCATAGAAGGTGCAAATCATGTATACACTGATAATCAAGCTGAGTTAGCCTCAGTTGTGGTGAACTTCATAAAGGAAAACAAGAGTGCTGCTAGTTAG
- the LOC112697079 gene encoding putative uncharacterized protein YDL057W isoform X2 gives MAEAVGQKKVIIPNKHGNKLVGILHDSGTPEIVILCHGLQASKDHAIMVNLAAALQNAGISAFRFDFTGNGESEGSFDFANYLGEIEDIHSVIQHFREENRTVSAIIGHSKGANEVLLYASKYHDIKTVVNLSGRYAMNGGLEERFGKDFMEKIRTVDFRLTEESLKERLNINMHEQCQKIDKDCRVLTVHGSADEIIPVGDAFEFAKILPNHKLHIIEGANHVYTDNQAELASVVVNFIKENKSAAS, from the exons ATGGCAGAAGCTGTGGGGCAGAAGAAAGTGATAATTCCAAACAAGCATGGCAATAAATTAGTGGGGATATTGCATGATTCTGGAACCCCTGAGATTGTTATCCTATGCCATGGTCTTCAAGCTTCCAAG GATCACGCTATCATGGTGAACCTTGCTGCTGCACTACAGAATGCTGGAATCAGTGCTTTCCGATTTGATTTTACCGGAAACGG GGAAAGTGAAGGATCCTTTGATTTTGCTAACTATTTGGGAGAAATTGAAGATATACATTCTGTAATCCAACATTTTCGCGAAGAAAACCGTACGGTTAGCGCGATTATTGGACACAGCAAAG GAGCTAATGAAGTGCTTCTTTATGCTTCCAAGTATCATGACATCAAAACAGTTGTCAACCTCTCAGGGCGATACGCTATGAATGGAGGCCTCGAAGAACGTTTTGGAAAAGACTTCATGGAAAAAATCA GAACTGTTGATTTTCGTTTGACTGAGGAAAGTTTGAAGGAGCGGTTAAACATAAATATGCATGAACAGTGCCAGAAAATTGACAAAGACTGTAG GGTATTAACAGTTCATGGTTCTGCGGACGAAATAATCCCTGTTGGAGATGCATTTGAGTTTGCCAAGATCCTACCTAATCACAAGTTACATATCATAGAAGGTGCAAATCATGTATACACTGATAATCAAGCTGAGTTAGCCTCAGTTGTGGTGAACTTCATAAAGGAAAACAAGAGTGCTGCTAGTTAG
- the LOC112697074 gene encoding CRM-domain containing factor CFM3, chloroplastic/mitochondrial produces MALQVQAVPPSCSLSSSALSRSSSSSLHFLVSQSHSKGHATIKFRICCSNQTAQVDTLPVKVPLEASNNTENKIKKKKKKSNPRPSFFDQIRDKWSHKLGSQRERLPWQEQQSEEEEEEEEEEEEEEDDDDDDEGEEEECDQKNSASYSLDFQFPKRLSPWAQATNRKSSRFESESESDAKENGGIDGSVFKREEISVDNGEVRRGVEEKTFLLNNSVMGSVNVVDTSEGERKRRSNTALAERLIPEHELRRLRNVALRMVERFEVGVSGINGVLVDSIHAKWRDSEVVKLKFEGPLAANMKRAHHTLESKTGGLVVWRSGSSIVLYRGMTYKLPCVEFYTKANHVKENSAQVGSGGDGQVSEKEPIGETDSLTRVSSKYLKHMTEEELMELTELNQILDELGPRYKDWPGREPLPVDADLLPAVVPGYKTPFRLLPYRLKPSLSNEEMTHFRRLARITAPHFALGRNRELQGLANAMAKLWEKCAIAKIAIKRGVPHTRNERMAEELRRLTGGTLLSRNKEYIVFYRGNDFLPPAMTHVLTEREKLSILQQEEEEKARQSALPINGLKSKASQAPLVAGTLAETRAASTNWGHEPTREEVQNMMRDSALRKLESFIRNLEKKLALAKARVRKAERALAKVQADLDPADLPTDIETLKDEERFLFRKIGLSMKPYLVLGRRDVFAGTIENMHLHWKYRELVKIIVKGRNLAQVKHIAISLEAESGGVLVSVEKDTKGYIIIVYRGKNYLRPQALRPKTLLSRRQALARSIELQRREALKHHIFDLTERIGLLKSELEDMKNGKKIDVDKNLYSPMDNHVFSDDDLEENEESQTNFDEDDSGEEDEKNQNKQLDLV; encoded by the exons ATGGCGCTCCAAGTTCAAGCAGTTCCACCGAGTTGTTCACTCTCTTCTTCCGCGTtatctcgttcttcttcttcttctcttcattttcTCGTTTCTCAATCTCATTCTAAAGGCCACGCTACTATCAAGTTCCGAATTTGCTGTTCCAATCAGACTGCTCAAGTTGACACTCTACCAGTTAAGGTACCTTTGGAAGCATCAAACAACACAGAGAACAagattaagaagaagaagaagaagagtaacccGAGACCAAGCTTCTTTGATCAAATTCGTGATAAATGGTCTCACAAATTGGGTTCCCAGAGAGAAAGGCTCCCCTGGCAAGAACAAcaatcagaagaagaagaagaagaagaagaagaagaagaagaagaagaagatgatgatgatgatgatgaaggtgAAGAGGAAGAGTGTGATCAGAAGAATTCAGCGAGTTACTCATTGGATTTTCAATTCCCAAAGCGTTTATCTCCTTGGGCTCAAGCAACTAACCGCAAAAGTTCACGTTTTGAGTCTGAATCAGAGTCTGATGCTAAGGAAAATGGCGGCATTGATGGTTCTGTTTTCAAAAGAGAGGAAATTTCTGTGGATAATGGTGAGGTTAGAAGAGGGGTAGAAGAAAAAACGTTTCTTTTGAATAATTCTGTAATGGGAAGTGTGAATGTAGTGGATACAAGTGAAGGAGAGAGGAAAAGGAGAAGTAACACGGCGTTGGCGGAGAGACTGATACCGGAGCATGAACTGCGGAGGCTAAGAAATGTAGCATTGAGGATGGTTGAGAGGTTCGAGGTTGGAGTTTCCGGCATCAATGGGGTGTTAGTGGATTCCATTCATGCAAAGTGGAGGGATAGTGAAGTGGTCAAGTTGAAATTTGAAGGTCCTCTTGCTGCTAACATGAAAAGAGCTCATCACACTCTTGAG AGTAAAACTGGAGGTTTAGTGGTATGGCGGTCTGGCAGTTCGATAGTGTTGTATAGAGGAATGACTTACAAGCTTCCTTGTGTTGAATTTTATACAAAAGCAAATCATGTTAAGGAGAATAGCGCGCAAGTTGGAAGTGGAGGTGATGGTCAAGTTAGTGAAAAAGAACCAATTGGAGAAACAGACTCATTAACCCGAGTCTCTTCAAAATATTTGAAGCATATGACTGAAGAGGAATTGATGGAACTGACTGAACTCAACCAAATCTTAGATGAATTGGGTCCGCGCTATAAAGATTGGCCTGGCCGCGAGCCATTACCTGTTGATGCAGACTTGTTACCTGCCGTGGTTCCAGGATATAAAACACCATTTAGATTACTTCCTTATAGGCTAAAACCTTCTTTAAGCAATGAGGAAATGACTCACTTCCGTAGGCTTGCAAGAATAACGGCTCCACACTTTGCCCTTG GTAGAAACAGAGAACTGCAAGGTCTGGCCAATGCTATGGCAAAGCTTTGGGAAAAATGTGCTATTGCGAAGATAGCCATCAAACGAGGTGTCCCCCATACACGTAATGAGAGGATGGCTGAAGAACTCAGG AGATTGACCGGCGGAACTCTACTCTCTAGAAATAAGGAATATATTGTATTTTACAGGGGCAATGACTTCTTGCCTCCTGCAATGACTCATGTACTGACTGAGAGAGAGAAACTGTCCATACTCCAGcaagaggaggaagagaaggcACGACAAAGTGCTTTGCCTATTAATGGATTAAAAAGCAAAGCATCTCAAGCGCCATTAGTAGCTGGAACCCTTGCTGAGACTAGGGCAGCAAGCACTAACTGGGGACACGAACCGACCAGGGAAGAAGTTCAGAATATGATGAGAGATTCTGCCTTGCGTAAACTTGAATCTTTTATCAGAAACCTTGAGAAGAAACTAGCTCTG GCTAAAGCAAGAGTCAGGAAGGCTGAGAGAGCTCTAGCAAAAGTGCAGGCTGATCTTGATCCAGCAGATCTTCCAACTGATATTGAAACACTAAAAGATGAAGAGAGATTTTTATTCCGGAAGATTGGTCTGAGTATGAAGCCATACTTAGTTCTAG gGAGGCGAGATGTTTTCGCTGGCACCATAGAAAACATGCATCTACACTGGAAGTATCGCGAGTTGGTAAAGATAATTGTAAAGGGCAGGAATCTTGCCCAAGTTAAGCATATTGCGATATCTTTGGAAGCTGAGAGTGGTGGGGTGCTAGTGTCTGTAGAAAAGGACACCAAAGGCTACATAATCATCGTTTATCGTGGGAAGAACTATTTGCGTCCACAAGCTCTGAGGCCCAAGACTTTATTATCTCGAAGGCAGGCATTGGCTAGATCTATCGAGCTCCAAAGACGAGAG GCACTAAAACATCACATCTTCGACTTGACGGAGAGAATTGGTTTGCTGAAATCTGAACTG GAGGacatgaaaaatggaaagaagatTGATGTCGACAAAAATCTATACTCTCCAATGGATAACCATGTTTTTTCTGATGATGACTTGGAAGAG AATGAAGAGTCACAGACTAATTTTGATGAAGACGACAGTGGTGAAGAGGATGAGAAAAATCAAAACAAGCAACTTGACCTTGTATAG